In Salinibaculum sp. SYNS191, the genomic window TCATCGACTGCCCACCCTTCCTCGGTAACCTCATGGACAACGCCCTCTACGCCGCCCAGAACACCCTCATCCCGGCGCTCGCGGAGACGACGAGCAAGCGGGCCTTCGAACTCCTCTTCGACCACATCGACGCCCTCAACAAGGACTACGGCATCCAGATACGGGAGTGTGGCGTCGTCGTCAACCGCATCGACGTCCGGAAGCGACAGGCCCAGGAGATGATAACCTGGATAGAGGACGCCTTCGACGACACGCCAGTCTGGAAGGTCCGCGAGCGGGCGTCGCTCCAGCGCGCACTCACGAACGGCGCGTCCCTGTTCGTCGAGGAACCCGACTCCGACCAGATACCCGTCTTCGAGGACATCGGGAAGAACCTCGACAGGCAGTTCCTCCGCCGGGAGGCCAAGCCATGACGGACAACCGCTCCGAACGACTCCGACAGCGGCGCAAGCAGTCGACCGAGCGCATCGAACGCGAGCAGACGCGCGAGGCGGAGTTTGAGGCGGCGGCGTCTGCCCAGCCGTCCAACCCGCCCGAACCGTCGCAAACAGACGGCGGCGCCGAGGCCGACGACGGAGGCCACGAGACGGTGTCGGTCAAGGAGGAGCAGATAGGGACGTACATGTACCTCCCGGAGTCCCAGACGAAGGAACTGCGGCGGCTGTACAACGTGTTGAAGGCGGAGTACGAGTTCGAGTTCGAGGAGGAGTTCGAGAAGAACAGGCACTTCTATCCGCTGGTCGTCCAGCACGGGCTGGACCGACTCGAAGGGATGGACGCCGCCGAGATACGAACCCACCTGGAAGACGTGGTGTAACCCCGGAGGGACGACCATGATTCTGGGGGGACTCTCCGCGCTGACCGCCATGAAGATGGCGCTCGTGGCGACCATCGGGATAGGCGTCTCCGGCGGGTTGCTCGCCTGGCGGGAGCGCCCGGAGCCAGGAGCGGTCCCGCTGGCCGTGTTGCTGGCCTGTCAGGTCTGGTGGTCGGCGACGCTGTTCTTCCAGATGGACGCGACGGGCCTCGCGGCGAAGATATTCTGGGTCGACGTCTCCTGGCTCGGCATCGCATTCCTGCCCGTCGCGTGGCTGCTGTTCTCGCTCGACTACACCGGGTACAGCCAGTACGTCCAGCCGAAGTACATCGCTCTCGTGTCGCTGGTGCCGGTGGTCAGCGCGCTGCTGGGCGTGACCAACGACTACCACAACCTCTTCTACGTCGGCTCGACGCTCGTCGAGCGCGAGGGGACGGCGATGCTGAGCCGGTCGCCAGGAATCTGGTTCTGGGTGCTGGCCGGGTACACCTACCTCGTCGGACTCCTGGGCGTGATTCCGATACTCCAGTTCGTGACGAGCGAAATCAACAGCTTCCGGGGACAGAGCCTGGCGATTCTCGTCGGGTCGCTCATCCCCTGGGTGACCAACGCCCTGTTCCTGCTCGACGCGCTCCCGACCGCCCACGTCGACCCGACGCCCGTCGCCTTCTCGCTCTGTGGCATCGCGTATCTCGGTGCACTGACGCGCTTTCAGCTGTTCGGGACGAGTCCGGCACCGATTCGACCCGCCCGCCGGTCGGTCTTCGACCGGATGCAGGAGGGTGCCATCGTCCTCGACCGGCACGGCCACATCGTCACGATGAACCACCAGGCTGCGGCGGCCCTGGACGCCGACCCGGAGGACATCCTGGGTCGTCCGGTCGAGCAGGTCACGCCACAGCTGTACGCGGAACTCGGCGGGCAGTCCGAGTCGGGCCAGACCGTCTTCCGGCCCGAGAGCGGCAAGGGGTCACGGGGCTACGACGTCTCCGTGAGTCAGCTCACGGACACGCACGGCCGGATGACCGGGCAGATCGTGACCCTCCACGACATCACCGACCACCTCCGACAGCAGCAGCGCCTCGAAGTTCTCAATCGGGTCTTCCGGCACAACATCCGGACGAACACGCAGGTCATCGTCGGCAACGCCGAGTACCTCGCGGACCACAACAGCGAGAGCAAGGCACAGACGGTCCAGGAG contains:
- a CDS encoding ParA family protein, whose product is MPEPAKLAVSNQKGGVGKTAVAINVAGALNQRGHDVLFVDLDPQGNATENLGMRSVYDKDPPSLFDVLSDPNQRDRISELVLEHQEMDLLPSNIDMTAVEPELTLSRRSGQQLALTLEYVEDDYDYVIIDCPPFLGNLMDNALYAAQNTLIPALAETTSKRAFELLFDHIDALNKDYGIQIRECGVVVNRIDVRKRQAQEMITWIEDAFDDTPVWKVRERASLQRALTNGASLFVEEPDSDQIPVFEDIGKNLDRQFLRREAKP
- a CDS encoding histidine kinase N-terminal 7TM domain-containing protein, with amino-acid sequence MILGGLSALTAMKMALVATIGIGVSGGLLAWRERPEPGAVPLAVLLACQVWWSATLFFQMDATGLAAKIFWVDVSWLGIAFLPVAWLLFSLDYTGYSQYVQPKYIALVSLVPVVSALLGVTNDYHNLFYVGSTLVEREGTAMLSRSPGIWFWVLAGYTYLVGLLGVIPILQFVTSEINSFRGQSLAILVGSLIPWVTNALFLLDALPTAHVDPTPVAFSLCGIAYLGALTRFQLFGTSPAPIRPARRSVFDRMQEGAIVLDRHGHIVTMNHQAAAALDADPEDILGRPVEQVTPQLYAELGGQSESGQTVFRPESGKGSRGYDVSVSQLTDTHGRMTGQIVTLHDITDHLRQQQRLEVLNRVFRHNIRTNTQVIVGNAEYLADHNSESKAQTVQENAMEIEEISEEIRTVLDIFEQGRKETQPVRLNNILRNSIGKVRQRHPDVTVECELLSRDIYVDSILDDVFSNLIANAAEHNTSEDPTVWVEVAHRGGRVEVVVRDNGPGIDEEELALIEEGTETPLKHGSGFGLAVIVWGTEAAGGDVTFEDAEPSGLRVTVDVPTLSRTGAPSTTAASLGLDGDPQAEPVETVSTVSWNMYEDDHTES